Proteins co-encoded in one Plectropomus leopardus isolate mb chromosome 14, YSFRI_Pleo_2.0, whole genome shotgun sequence genomic window:
- the LOC121953728 gene encoding LOW QUALITY PROTEIN: serine/threonine-protein kinase Nek9 (The sequence of the model RefSeq protein was modified relative to this genomic sequence to represent the inferred CDS: inserted 1 base in 1 codon): MSLGEYXRHFDSLNSDLGGGSVVSERTASGTFNGEEEKLHYIPIRILGRGAFGEATLYRRTEDNSLVVWKEVDLNSLSEKERRDVMNEISILSILEHNNIIAYFNHFMDKNTLLIELEYCNGGNLYDKINHQNGKLFSEEVVIWYLYQIASAVSHIHKAGILHRDIKTLNIFLTKTDLIKLGDYGLAKKLDSEFSMAETCVGTPYYMSPELCQGAKYNFKSDIWAMGCVLFEVLALTRTFDATNPLNLCVKIVQGNWTMDVNSDVYSAALIKLVYECLDQDPAKRPTADQILDQPFISCCRQELEERVALLNSAMKKPKLSTVTDTPVAVVTTRSREVYFWGGGKFTPQKIDSFKGGSSAQHVCAGESHFAVVTVEKELYTWANVQGGGKMVGQLGHGDQASYRQPKRVEKLQGKAIRQVACGADFTACITDEDQMYMFGSDYYGCIGVEGELGSEILEPVLLEFFEERPVRQVSCGDNHVVVLTQHGDIYSWGCGEYGRLGLECEDDFSSPMQVEIPKGATISAVSCASDGTFFITETGKVLACGNNEFNKLGLNQGISGLKNHPGEGNQGIPYITTLTLVKQLSWFKIQTIAPGKTHTAAIDVRGRLITFGCNKYGQLGVKDFKKHQGVQLLVGPFGGKTVTKVSCGDGFTIAATEDNQIFAWGNAGNGRLGMPADKGFGSEVCPAMPRPIFGSLHHVPDLSCRGWHTIIIMEKVLNSKTIRSNSSGLSVGSGLGQEASTSTVDLDMDPGSETECRFRGLGGTMEDNTEECFMETPMMSLANQTGDSSCPLWLRKELENAEFIPMPDDSEGSTPDQLSSFSQSVTLPYEELKELAAAAAAVSTKKDLSTKRMGCDKVNGLEQADGCRKGESGACCKASSEITQLRETVARQEMRIQMLEKQVTEQQKENQRLWAAINRSTLREAGCDNNGNRPSDARMPGDGGERGGGFTNRPAGASV; the protein is encoded by the exons ATGTCACTGGGGGAAT GAAGACATTTCGACTCGCTGAATTCAGATTTGGGCGGCGGGTCTGTGGTCAGTGAGCGAACAGCCTCGGGCACGTTTAATGGCGAAGAGGAGAAGCTGCATTACATTCCTATCCGGATCCTCGGGAGGGGGGCGTTTGGTGAAGCAACTCTGTACAGACGAACAGAG GACAACTCTCTGGTGGTATGGAAGGAGGTGGACCTGAACTCGCTCTCAGAAAAGGAGCGCAGAGATGTCATGAACGAAATAAGCATCCTCTCCATCCTGGAGCACAACAACATCATCGCCTACTTCAATCACTTCATGGATAAAAATACCTTGCTGATCGAGTTGGAGTATTGTAACG GAGGGAATCTGTACGATAAGATCAACCACCAGAATGGAAAACTTTTCAGTGAAGAG GTGGTCATATGGTACCTGTACCAAATTGCCTCAGCAGTGTCCCACATTCACAAAGCGGGGATCTTACACAG AGATATCAAAACTCTCAACATTTTCCTGACCAAGACGGACCTCATTAAGCTTGGGGACTATGGCCTTGCAAAGAAGCTAGACTCCGAGTTTTCAATGGCAGAGACC TGTGTGGGAACTCCGTATTACATGTCACCTGAATTGTGCCAGGGGGCAAAGTACAACTTCAAATCTGACATCTGGGCCATGGGCTGTGTACTTTTTGAAGTTTTGGCTCTTACAAGAACATTTGATGCAACG AACCCTTTGAACCTCTGTGTGAAAATAGTCCAAGGCAACTGGACTATGGACGTGAACTCGGATGTTTATTCAGCTGCATTGATCAAACTGGTGTACGAGTGCCTTGATCAA GATCCTGCAAAGAGGCCTACAGCTGACCAGATTCTGGACCAGCCATTCATCTCCTGCTGCAGACA GGAGCTTGAAGAGCGAGTTGCCCTGCTGAATTCAGCAATGAAAAAACCAAA GTTGAGTACAGTAACTGACACCCCTGTTGCTGTGGTGACCACACGCTCGAGGGAGGTTTACTTCTGGGGGGGAGGGAAGTTTACCCCCCAGAAAATTGACTCGTTTAAAGGAGGCAGCAGTGCCCAACACGTGTGTGCCGGGGAGAGTCACTTTGCAGTGGTGACAGTGGAAAAGGAGCTGTATACCTGGGCA AATGTCCAAGGTGGGGGGAAGATGGTGGGCCAGCTGGGACACGGAGACCAGGCTTCGTACCGGCAGCCAAAGAGGGTGGAGAAGCTACAAGGAAAGGCAATCAGACAGGTGGCATGTGGGGCTGACTTCACGGCCTGTATCACCG ATGAGGACCAGATGTACATGTTTGGGTCAGACTATTACGGCTGCATTGGAGTGGAGGGGGAGCTTGGCAGTGAGATTTTGGAGCCAGTGCTCTTGGAGTTTTTTGAGGAGCGGCCTGTCCGTCAGGTTTCTTGTGGAGATAACCATGTGGTGGTCCTGACTCAGCATGGGGACATCTACTCCTGGGGCTGTGGAGAGTACG ggCGTCTCGGACTGGAATGTGAGGATGACTTCAGTTCTCCGATGCAA GTGGAAATCCCTAAAGGTGCCACCATCTCTGCAGTGTCATGTGCCAGCGATGGAACCTTCTTTATAACAGAAACTGGCAAAGTCCTGGCGTGTGGAAACAATGAATTCAACAAGCTTGGTCTGAACCAGGGAATCTCTGGTCTCAAAAACCACCCTGGAGAG GGTAACCAGGGGATCCCATACATCACCACACTGACCTTGGTAAAGCAGCTGTCATGGTTCAAGATTCAGACCATAGCTCCAGGGAAGACCCACACAGCTGCCATTGATG TGCGCGGTCGCCTCATCACCTTTGGTTGCAACAAGTACGGACAGCTGGGTGTGAAGGACTTCAAAAAACACCAGGGAGTCCAGCTCCTTGTCGGACCGTTTGGAGGGAAGACCGTGACCAAAGTGTCTTGTGGCGACGGCTTCACCATTGCAGCCACTGAGG ATAATCAGATCTTCGCATGGGGAAATGCAGGAAACGGGCGACTTGGGATGCCGGCTGATAAGGGATTTGGTTCAGAAGTATGCCCTGCCATGCCAAGACCTATCTTTGGTTCCCTCCACCATGTACCGGACCTGTCTTGCCGTGGCTGGCACACCATTATCATAATGG AGAAAGTGCTCAACTCCAAGACTATTCGCTCTAACAGCAGTGGACTGTCAGTCGGTAGTG GGCTGGGCCAGGAGGCATCTACGTCCACAGTTGATCTGGACATGGACCCTGGTTCAGAGACAGAGTGTCGTTTCAGGGGTCTTGGTGGTACAATGGAGGATAATACAGAGGAGTGCTTCATGGAGACCCCGATGATGTCACTGGCAAATCAGACTGGGGACAGCTCCTGCCCTCTCTGGCTTAGAAAG GAGCTTGAAAACGCAGAGTTCATCCCGATGCCAGATGACTCAGAGGGATCCACTCCTGACcagctctcctctttctcccaaAGCGTCACTCTGCCTTATGAGGAGCTGAAAgagctggctgctgctgcagcagctgtcagcACCAAGAAAGACCTATCG acTAAACGAATGGGCTGTGATAAAGTCAATGGACTGGAGCAGGCTGACGGCTGCAGAAAAGGGGAATCGGGCGCATGCTGCAAAGCAAGTAGCGAGATCACACAG CTGCGAGAGACAGTCGCTCGTCAAGAGATGCGGATCCAGATGCTCGAAAAGCAG GTCACTGAGCAGCAGAAGGAAAATCAAAGGCTCTGGGCGGCAATCAATCGTTCAACGCTACGGGAAGCAGGATGTGACAATAACGGAAACCGTCCCTCTGATGCCCGAATGCCCGGGGATGGAGGCGAAAGAGGAGGCGGATTCACAAACAGGCCCGCAGGGGCCAGTGTGTGA
- the LOC121953604 gene encoding zinc finger C2HC domain-containing protein 1B-like, with amino-acid sequence MAKAIHEKELILQEKLWSVEEKIRQKIQRDTAAGDDQRHEGQRINRGHAQIKTRLEEQEELRQDGDRDAGLQLLPCRVCNRKFSSERLQKHVQICKKVKQSHRTVFNSYVHRTKGSAIEEFWKTHSRPKSPEVLKKKNQRQNREANAKNLREGRLQVSRP; translated from the exons ATGGCCAAAGCAATTCATGAAAAAGAGCTGATACTACAGGAGAAGCTGTGGAGtgttgaggaaaaaataagacaaaaaatccAGAGAGACACAGCTGCAGGCGATGACCAAAGACATGAGGGGCAGAGGATCAACAGGGGACACGCTCAGATAAAAACCAGACT agaggagcaggaggagctcaGACAGGACGGTGACAGAGACGCCGGCCTCCAGCTGCTTCCTTGCAGAGTCTGCAACAGAAAGTTTTCCAGCGAAAGATTACAGAAGCATGTCCAAATCTGTAAAAAGGTGAAACAGTCCCATCGTACAGTCTTCAACTCCTACGTTCACAGGACCAAAGGATCCGCCATAGAGGAGTTctggaaaacacacagcaggcCCAAGAGTCCAGAG gttttaaagaaaaagaaccaAAGACAAAATCGAGAGGCAAATGCAAAGAACCTGCGCGAGGGTCGACTCCAAGTAAGCCGACCATAA
- the LOC121953781 gene encoding zinc finger protein 391-like isoform X1 — protein MSSRQYFRKFVNERLGTAAAKEIFGIFKNTIDEYQEEIDRQRRLLDTAEKNEIKSHDMELPQQPVCKEEEEEVLADQQLCMQERISSLDQEDREPPQIKEEQEEVCTSQEGEQLVLKQETDDFKSSPTYEENDHSEDQTLNFNSDDTKSAAEKEYVVYLPVISFVVPEPNDDNQLLSHNANEAESGDQKRKEHGDSGSATNAEPKPKQRHHESGSHSNNQYNSTVSKIQCNTDTGKKPLKCDTCGKAFKCKSKLKIHLRIHTGEKPYSCKTCGKDFRRGSTLIDHMRTHTGEKPYFCKTCGKDFRFSSDLALHMRMHTGEKPYFCSTCGKTFSRTSELKSHMTIHTGEKPHLCKTCGKAFRLNCSLIAHTRIHTGEKPYPCNTCGKRFIRKSELKAHIRIHTGENPYSCQTCGKDFRYNSRLLVHMRRAHTGEKPFICQICGKSYFDAAQLARHKRKHAST, from the exons ATGTCTTCACGTCAGTATTTTAGAAAGTTTGTCAACGAGCGATTAGGTACTGCTGCTGCTAAAGAAATATTCGGAATTTTCAAAAATACTATCGACGAGTACCAAGAAGAGATCGATCGTCAGCGCAGACTGTTGGATACCGCTGAGAAAAACGAAATAAAGTCACACGACATGG AACTCCCTCAGCAACCTGTctgtaaggaggaggaggaggaggttctTGCTGACCAGCAGCTCTGTATGCAAGAGAGGATCTCCAGTCTGGACCAAGAGGACCGAGAGCCTCCACAGATTAAAGAGGAACAGGAGGAGGTCTGCAccagtcaggagggagagcagcttgTACTGAAGCAGGAGACTGATGACTTCAAATCAAGTCCCACTTATGAGGAAAATGATCACAGTGAAGATCAGACTTTGAACTTCAACTCTGATGACACTAAAAGTGCAGCAGAGAAAGAGTATGTAGTCTACCTGCCAGTTATAAGCTTTGTGGTACCAGAGCCAAACGATGACAACCAGCTGCTCTCTCACAACGCTAATGAAGCTGAGAGTGGAgatcagaaaagaaaagagcacgGAGACTCTGGATCAGCTACAAACGCAGagccaaaaccaaaacaaagacaccACGAAAGTGGAAGCCACAGTAACAATCAATACAACTCTACCGTGTCCAAAATTCAGTGTAATACCGACACAggtaaaaagcctttaaaatgtgacacatgTGGGAAAGCCTTTAAGTGTAAGTCAAAGTTGAAAATACACTTGAGAATCCACACGGGTGAGAAGCCGTATTCGTGCAAAACATGCGGGAAAGATTTCAGACGCGGCAGTACCTTGATAGACCAcatgagaacacacacaggtgagaagccgtatttttgcaaaacatgcgGCAAAGACTTCAGGTTTAGCAGTGACTTAGCACTCCACATGAGAATGCACACTGGTGAGAAGCCATATTTCTGCAGCACCTGTGGGAAAACATTCAGTCGGACATCAGAATTGAAAAGTCACATGACAATCCACACAGGTGAAAAGCCACATTTGTGCAAAACCTGTGGGAAGGCGTTCAGACTCAACTGCAGCTTGATAGCTCACACGAGaatccacacaggtgagaagccaTACCCTTGCAACACCTGCGGGAAAAGATTCATTCGGAAATCAGAACTGAAGGCTCATATAAGAATCCACACGGGTGAGAATCCATATTCCTGCCAAACATGTGGGAAAGATTTCAGATATAACAGTCGCTTGTTAGTCCACATGAGAAGAGCACACACTGGTGAGAAGCCGTTCATTTGTCAGATCTGCGGAAAAAGCTACTTTGATGCAGCTCAGTTGGCGAGGCATAAAAGAAAGCACGCAAGCACGTAG
- the LOC121953781 gene encoding zinc finger protein 239-like isoform X2 — translation MQERISSLDQEDREPPQIKEEQEEVCTSQEGEQLVLKQETDDFKSSPTYEENDHSEDQTLNFNSDDTKSAAEKEYVVYLPVISFVVPEPNDDNQLLSHNANEAESGDQKRKEHGDSGSATNAEPKPKQRHHESGSHSNNQYNSTVSKIQCNTDTGKKPLKCDTCGKAFKCKSKLKIHLRIHTGEKPYSCKTCGKDFRRGSTLIDHMRTHTGEKPYFCKTCGKDFRFSSDLALHMRMHTGEKPYFCSTCGKTFSRTSELKSHMTIHTGEKPHLCKTCGKAFRLNCSLIAHTRIHTGEKPYPCNTCGKRFIRKSELKAHIRIHTGENPYSCQTCGKDFRYNSRLLVHMRRAHTGEKPFICQICGKSYFDAAQLARHKRKHAST, via the coding sequence ATGCAAGAGAGGATCTCCAGTCTGGACCAAGAGGACCGAGAGCCTCCACAGATTAAAGAGGAACAGGAGGAGGTCTGCAccagtcaggagggagagcagcttgTACTGAAGCAGGAGACTGATGACTTCAAATCAAGTCCCACTTATGAGGAAAATGATCACAGTGAAGATCAGACTTTGAACTTCAACTCTGATGACACTAAAAGTGCAGCAGAGAAAGAGTATGTAGTCTACCTGCCAGTTATAAGCTTTGTGGTACCAGAGCCAAACGATGACAACCAGCTGCTCTCTCACAACGCTAATGAAGCTGAGAGTGGAgatcagaaaagaaaagagcacgGAGACTCTGGATCAGCTACAAACGCAGagccaaaaccaaaacaaagacaccACGAAAGTGGAAGCCACAGTAACAATCAATACAACTCTACCGTGTCCAAAATTCAGTGTAATACCGACACAggtaaaaagcctttaaaatgtgacacatgTGGGAAAGCCTTTAAGTGTAAGTCAAAGTTGAAAATACACTTGAGAATCCACACGGGTGAGAAGCCGTATTCGTGCAAAACATGCGGGAAAGATTTCAGACGCGGCAGTACCTTGATAGACCAcatgagaacacacacaggtgagaagccgtatttttgcaaaacatgcgGCAAAGACTTCAGGTTTAGCAGTGACTTAGCACTCCACATGAGAATGCACACTGGTGAGAAGCCATATTTCTGCAGCACCTGTGGGAAAACATTCAGTCGGACATCAGAATTGAAAAGTCACATGACAATCCACACAGGTGAAAAGCCACATTTGTGCAAAACCTGTGGGAAGGCGTTCAGACTCAACTGCAGCTTGATAGCTCACACGAGaatccacacaggtgagaagccaTACCCTTGCAACACCTGCGGGAAAAGATTCATTCGGAAATCAGAACTGAAGGCTCATATAAGAATCCACACGGGTGAGAATCCATATTCCTGCCAAACATGTGGGAAAGATTTCAGATATAACAGTCGCTTGTTAGTCCACATGAGAAGAGCACACACTGGTGAGAAGCCGTTCATTTGTCAGATCTGCGGAAAAAGCTACTTTGATGCAGCTCAGTTGGCGAGGCATAAAAGAAAGCACGCAAGCACGTAG
- the acyp1 gene encoding acylphosphatase-1 isoform X1, which yields MFQTRVIVWSWIFIGFLTISRSTMSNEDLISVDYEVFGRVQGVFFRKYTQAEGKKLGLVGWVQNTGAGTVQGQLQGPHSKVKEMQEWLKSTGSPKSSIIKAEFTNEKTIDSLDHSSFNIVK from the exons ATGTTTCAAACGCGAGTGATCGTGTGGAGCTGGATATTCATCGGCTTTTTGACGATATCCAG GTCCACTATGTCCAACGAAGACCTAATTTCAGTggattatgaagtttttggccgaGTGCAAGGTGTATTTTTTCGGAAATACACTCAA gCAGAAGGGAAGAAGCTTGGTCTGGTGGGATGGGTGCAAAACACAGGTGCAGGAACTGTCCAGGGGCAGCTTCAAGGTCCACACAGCAAGGTGAAAGAAATGCAAGAATGGCTGAAATCCACCGGGAGCCCCAAGTCAAGCATAATCAAGGCAGAGTTCACGAATGAGAAAACAATTGATAGCCTCGATCACTCATCTTTTAACATTGTAAAGTAA
- the acyp1 gene encoding acylphosphatase-1 isoform X2: MSNEDLISVDYEVFGRVQGVFFRKYTQAEGKKLGLVGWVQNTGAGTVQGQLQGPHSKVKEMQEWLKSTGSPKSSIIKAEFTNEKTIDSLDHSSFNIVK, translated from the exons ATGTCCAACGAAGACCTAATTTCAGTggattatgaagtttttggccgaGTGCAAGGTGTATTTTTTCGGAAATACACTCAA gCAGAAGGGAAGAAGCTTGGTCTGGTGGGATGGGTGCAAAACACAGGTGCAGGAACTGTCCAGGGGCAGCTTCAAGGTCCACACAGCAAGGTGAAAGAAATGCAAGAATGGCTGAAATCCACCGGGAGCCCCAAGTCAAGCATAATCAAGGCAGAGTTCACGAATGAGAAAACAATTGATAGCCTCGATCACTCATCTTTTAACATTGTAAAGTAA